The DNA window caaaacgctatttcgaactagttttttagtctgggatattatgtactggggaagccctttcaactggtcaccaaccacgcatccctcagatggattaataacatgaaggacaccagtgcctcaatcatgaggtagtacttcccgctccaaccctatgacttctgtatgttacactgggccagggaaggcttatgcaaacacagacttctcccaagtggaaggagacgatgaagaggaaggtccaccaatggacaccctcttaagggggagtgtttgtgacagaggatacccaccatgcatggttcagcgggagctaatcatgatctgtgggctatgccccttcatacttgctgggaatgctccaactggaaccaggaaaccaggatataaaagggagcagctcagttctgtctaggctgacagctgaagggagcagaggtgctttgcaggcttttgtggagggactgacagtgccctaggatgcagaaaccagccagcctgtggttccagttgaccccccttccctccccacaaccatccaatgccacagatggaggagagaccacggagttactgagatgacctgctgcagaagaatggtgggaagtaatctatgtgaactaagcattattgagttgaggtattagactttgactctgcatgttttggaagaaaccccattgagctgcaagacaaggccctaggctgggaccctgtggagtaggtagagcctggtggagaagggctggccactaggcaacactggtttgccccaaagagtagttgagcactaggttgaacggtcgtacctagaagggcttgggtcattgagctgaagagcctcatcaaagggctgctgcactgaccctgactattaggcaatgctgctctaagaaccaggcctgctatggtggttggggaggctaggccacttgggctgccttagttctttaagtcctccacaacctgataccatccaaacagggtggacctaccctgtgacaggtgacttacttacagtctataatatctgcatggggaaatatatgtaatgacctagcagagaaaggcatgacatgatccagtggctacaaactgaaacaggatacattcagatgggaaataaggtctaccttttcagtggtgggatattagccattcaaaccattttccaagagtcaaggtgatcattttaaaatcaagattggatttttttctgaaagttctgctttaggaattattttggcaatttctaaggcctgtgtcatacagaaggcctgactagttgatgacaatcatcccttttggccttggaatctatgaattccatgaacctgcttcagtcattgaatattgctcctttgtatgcccaccttctaactttcaccctctgttgtagagtctgaggcagctcttggaagtctctggtgaatataagatccttctacctaaaaggaaatttcaagccatctgcagtgctctgcacaaccgggtgaggggaacttcttcttgtatcacttgagcttaagcacagcagatctgaagcatattaacaataaacatcttttgaatgctagtgaagagctcGGAGACCTTCttatgccttattggtttctgctggcttaagaataagcagatagtggtctcattttattagctaaaatccagctcagtttgtaaagcaattttagcataagccagttattagagggagttagagttatatagtaaaaactgatcccatccaaatggggaggacctagcctgtgacagggtgacttaattgcagtctataatatctatgtggggaaacatatgtaataatctagcagagaaaggcataacgtgagccaataactagaaaatgaagctggacaaattcagactggaaataaggcctacatttttatggtggaataattaaccatttgaaccagttaccaaggatcaagtcttgattcaattagctctgctgctaaaaacactttgaaagcaggaacttctgttatccaatgcatcggtcattgtttctgattcttgttgtgcagtcagtaccatttattttgggttcagagccctatttggaaaggtaggaagtgagtgcttagaaattaattgagcatcttcttttcagttgcttgttctgattagttttcctttgatcacttctcttcttcccacagatctgttctccaactcagcagctcatcatggaaaatcaaatggagctgtgctattgtatcctactgctaggtaggggaagagactccaaattacacagtagtttccttgtaacttccttcttttgtaggtgtggtaagaatgagctttcagttgttagtgaggatgtgatttcttcctttgcagcccgttcttctcctgatgacctcatagcttttctgcactcgcagctgaagattaagaatgagactgttcgtgtggcatccctgaatctgctcacagctattattggtgctgactgtaagtaacacaggagtaactgtgactgctgcgatcatcgccatcgtgctgggggttgagttggggacatccagagctaaaagcatgagctgctataggttgatctaaagacccaaggctttgcaggcatggtagggctataacatactcatgatctctgcaaatggggcacagaggatctgtaacacaggggcggatatagggcagggcgagcggggtggccgccccgggtcccgcgcttcaaaaagccccgcgcacgcgccgtggtgccaccgcgcatgcacatgacgtcactgtgcatgcgccgtggcaaagggggggccccgcggcattatgctgcccggagccccgcaaaatggtcatctgctcctgctgtaacacatagagtcatatagtcatagattattagaactggaagggatcttgagaggtcatcaagtccagtcccctgccctcatggcaggaccaagcactgtctagatcatccctgataggtgtctatccaatctgctcttaaatactccagtggtggagattccacaacttcccttggcaatttttcacagtgtttaaccaacctaacagttgggacgtttttcctaatgtccaacctaaacctcccttgctgcaatttaagcccattgtttcttgtcctatcatcagaggccaaagagaacaatttttctcccttctccttgcgacacccttttagctgcatgctcaccagagggttggaaattcactaaagggacccagtgctgctctaagttactcccatgtggtcacacagaaatcaacagggttaattaagtgctgaatgtagcctaagaTATTTTCAAGgttcaaatacaaatgtaatcttgtggcggatgcatgttaataataatgagataaaaacaaaatagtactcctgactgaataagtattagacactctagaatagattccgaattctg is part of the Pelodiscus sinensis isolate JC-2024 unplaced genomic scaffold, ASM4963464v1 ctg44, whole genome shotgun sequence genome and encodes:
- the LOC142824851 gene encoding maestro heat-like repeat-containing protein family member 2B, which encodes MGKSQFCDQILPLYRHVTSKWTTCKDLELKQAIIKALGPMMSLLLHKEEYQDQVFEQIPWLLEQYKEDVNVFHATKSLRQLLEVSGEYKILLPKRKFQAICSALHNRICSPTQQLIMENQMELCYCILLLARSSPDDLIAFLHSQLKIKNETVRVASLNLLTAIIGADCK